A genomic region of Mesorhizobium sp. NZP2077 contains the following coding sequences:
- a CDS encoding LuxR family transcriptional regulator — MNFPEASREAFAVEFARFLDQTDGTGKPEQLFNLLSAFALNFDCPWVAYSSLAPDQKGLKPARGDPAVMLNYPDEWQERYFEMGYDRMDPTIKRSRRRAEAIRWSEVYNDESTTEDERRVFDEAAKFGLRSGISVPLHGPEGSFAIMNFAHPWDGEFQKTTITYLQLAALHFHLRVAVFANSSHIEEKSNLSPREKECILWTARGKSSWEIGKIIGISVNTVNFHIKNVMKKMDTNSRTTAAIKALKLQIIKL; from the coding sequence ATGAATTTCCCTGAGGCATCCAGGGAAGCGTTTGCGGTCGAGTTCGCCCGTTTTCTCGACCAGACCGATGGTACCGGAAAACCCGAGCAGTTGTTCAACTTGTTATCTGCCTTTGCTCTGAATTTTGATTGTCCGTGGGTCGCCTATAGCTCCCTTGCACCAGACCAAAAAGGCTTAAAGCCGGCGCGAGGCGATCCGGCGGTCATGCTGAACTATCCTGATGAATGGCAGGAGCGCTATTTCGAAATGGGTTATGACAGGATGGACCCCACCATCAAGAGAAGTCGGAGGCGAGCAGAAGCCATTCGGTGGAGCGAGGTGTACAATGACGAAAGCACGACTGAAGACGAACGGCGCGTTTTCGACGAGGCTGCCAAGTTTGGCTTAAGATCAGGCATTAGCGTCCCGTTGCACGGCCCCGAAGGCAGCTTTGCGATCATGAACTTTGCTCACCCCTGGGACGGTGAATTCCAAAAGACAACGATCACGTACTTGCAACTTGCGGCGTTACATTTCCATCTGAGAGTTGCGGTGTTCGCTAATTCGAGCCACATTGAGGAGAAATCTAACCTTTCTCCAAGAGAAAAAGAGTGCATCCTATGGACGGCGAGAGGGAAATCCTCGTGGGAGATAGGAAAGATTATAGGGATATCTGTAAATACCGTTAATTTCCATATAAAAAACGTAATGAAAAAAATGGACACTAACAGCAGAACAACCGCGGCAATAAAAGCTCTAAAGTTACAGATAATCAAATTGTAA